TCATCTGGTTGCATCCAAGAAACCAGATTGAGGATGCCGTCTAAGCCCAACAGTTTGTTCAAGCCAttcacttgtttgttttgtggagCTAAAGTATCAGAGTTcatcttgatttcttctttcacAACTCGATCATATAGAGAGCCTAAATACTCCTCAGGTAAGTCTTTCCCATCATCTATTCCTCGATTGTTGCAGATGAAATCAGCTTTCGTCATCTGCATAACCATACCATTTCTATGTATCTACTGCAGTCtcagaaacagaggaatgaGCAGACGTTACACTTGTTATGGTCTCATACGTTAGttacaaggaaaagaaaacataccttATCCTTAACCATGTTGTTGTGTGCATTTGTGTTTAGCATAATCACAGAGTATGCAAGAACATAAGCAGTGTCTGCACTTGTAAAAGAACGAGGGTTGCATTTCCAGTAGTGTTCTGCAAACTTCTCCATGATTCGATCGATG
The sequence above is drawn from the Camelina sativa cultivar DH55 chromosome 4, Cs, whole genome shotgun sequence genome and encodes:
- the LOC104780435 gene encoding brefeldin A-inhibited guanine nucleotide-exchange protein 4-like isoform X1, giving the protein MHSLRTRLPGEAQNIDRIMEKFAEHYWKCNPRSFTSADTAYVLAYSVIMLNTNAHNNMVKDKIHRNGMVMQMTKADFICNNRGIDDGKDLPEEYLGSLYDRVVKEEIKMNSDTLAPQNKQVNGLNKLLGLDGILNLVSWMQPDEKPHGANGRLIRDIQEQFPANFSLLTRLQICGSRHCSLWEKCSQTSYSRADQKFHCKFEST
- the LOC104780435 gene encoding brefeldin A-inhibited guanine nucleotide-exchange protein 4-like isoform X2 translates to MEKFAEHYWKCNPRSFTSADTAYVLAYSVIMLNTNAHNNMVKDKIHRNGMVMQMTKADFICNNRGIDDGKDLPEEYLGSLYDRVVKEEIKMNSDTLAPQNKQVNGLNKLLGLDGILNLVSWMQPDEKPHGANGRLIRDIQEQFPANFSLLTRLQICGSRHCSLWEKCSQTSYSRADQKFHCKFEST